In Limnohabitans sp. TEGF004, the genomic window CTGCGTGAGTCTGAGTCGCAGCTCGGTTTTCAGCACTTTGCCGTAGTTGTTCTTGGGCAGACTGTCGACCAATTCATAGCGTTTGGGGCGCTTGAAACGGGCAATTTCGTTGAGGCAATACGCGTCTAGGTCTTGGGCGCTGACCGCGCTGCCTTGTTGCAGCACCACAAAGGCGACGATGACTTCGCCCCACTCAGGGTCGGGTGCGCCGACCACGGCCACCTCGCTCACGCCTGGGGCTTGCAATAACACTTCTTCCACTTCGCGTGGGTACACGTTGGAGCCGCCGCTGATGATGAGGTCTTTGCTTCGGTCTTTGAGTGTGAGGAACCCATGTGCGTCTAAGCAGCCCATATCGCCCGTGAAGAGCCAGCCATCTCTAATGGCGGCTTGGGTGGCTTCAGGGTTGCGCCAGTAGCCAGCCATGACGCTGTCGCCTTTGATGAGCACTTCGCCTACTTCGCCTAGCGCCAAGTCGTGGCCATGTTTGTCGGTTATACGGATTTGAACCGGCGTTTGGGCAATGCCGATAGATGCCAAGCGTTGGGCGTGTTCGGGGTTAGTGCTGTCGCTCAAATGAAAGCGCGACAGGGCAGTGCCCACCATCGGGCTTTCGCCTTGGCCGTAAATTTGTACAAAACATGGGCCCATGATGCGAAGGGCGCGCTGGATGTCTGCGGCGTACATGGGTGCACCGCCGTAGACGATAGTTTTGAAAGCTAGGGCGCAAGCTTTGGGTGTGAGTGAGGTTTGCTCGGCATGGTCGACCAAGCGTTTGACGATGGTGGGTGCTGCAAACATGGAAAGTGGCCCAACCGACTGACCGAGTTCAAACAACTCCGCTGCATCAAAGCCGCCAGAAGCTGGCACCACATGACGTGCACCTGCCATCAAATGTGGGATGGCGTACAAGCCAGCACCGTGTGACATGGGTGCGGCGTAGACGATGGCGTCTTGGTCAGTGATGGCATCCACGTCGGTGAAGTAAGCCAAGCCCATCGTCATCAAGTTGCGGTGGGTGATCATCACACCTTTAGGGCGGCCCGTCGTGCCACTGGTGTAGAACAACCAAGCGAGGTCGTCTGACTGGCGTTCAATGATGGGCTTTGTTGGTGGCGCATCGCTGGCTTGAGGCATGGTCCACAAGGCATTGGCCTCTGGGCTGTCCACATCAATGACGCGTTGCAAGCCGGTCAATTGTTGGGGTGTGTTGGTGGTGACGTCGGCCATCACGTCAGACGTGACAAAGGCCCAGCAGGCTTGCGCGTTGTCGATGATCCACTGCGCTTCGCGCACATGCAGCTTGGCGTTGATGGGCACTACGGCCAAGCCTGCCCACCATGCGCCAAACAGAACTTCTAGGTAACGCTGGTGGTTGTGCATGAAGATGGCCACGCGGTCGCCAGGCTGCAAGCCTGCGTTTTGAAACTGTTGGGCCAAATGCGCGCAGCGTTGTGCCCATTGCGCGTAAGTAGCCACAGCCTGTGTGCCATGAAAAATAGCAGCGCGTTTGGGAAACTGCCGCGCCATCCGCTTGAGTAAATGAGCCAAGTTCAACGAAATCTCTCCACAAAGAGCTGAATGGGTGAACGATACAACGATTAACTGTGGGAGGATTCAGCCCTTATGAATTCCAGTAAATCCATGGGCGAGCGCCCAGCCGAAGGCGAACGCCTTTCTAAACGCATCATGCAACTGCGCGACTGTTCGCGCCGCGAAGCCGAGCAATACATCGAAGCGGGCTTTGTGCGCGTGGATGGGGCGGTTGTCCAAGAGCCGCAGTTTCGTGTGACCACGCAAAACGTGGCGGTGGATGCGCATGCCAGTTTGCTCAACCTCATGTCAGTCACGCTGATCTTGAACAAGCCTGCGGGATGGACCGATGGCTTAGAGCCTTTGCCCGCCCAAAAGCCTCTGGCGCGGTCAGCGCCTGCTGGTAAGCCTGGTGCATCTGTTCGCCCTCCAGTCCGCGCACCTAGAGGTCCGCAAAACGTTCGCACCTTGCTCACGTCTGAGCAGCACAGCAAGCACGACCACAGCGGTGTGCGCTTTTTGAAAAGCCATTTGGCCAAGCTTGATGCCAGCGTGCCCTTGGAATACGAAGCCAGCGGATTAGTGGCGTTCACCCAAGACTTCCGTGTGCAGCGCAAGCTGATGGAAGACATGGCGTTCATCGAGCAAGAGCTGATCGTGGATGTGCGTGGAGAAGTCTTGCCTGATGCCTTGCGTCCGATTGAACGCGCCATGCGCGATGAGCGCCTGCGTTTGCCTGATTTCAAAATCAGCGTGGGCAGTGCCAACCCCGAGCGCAGCAAGCTGCGTTTGGCGGTGAAAGGCTCGCAGCTAGGCTTGGCGCCTTATTTGTGCGAATTGGCAGGCTTGGAAATCTTGGCGCTGCGACGTATCCGCTTGGGACGCGTGAGCTTGGGCGATCTGGAGGAGGGGACTTGGCGCTACCTAGCCGAAGGCGAGCGTTTCTGACGCTTAGTTGTCGTTGTTGCCTGCGGCGGGCACACGACGGGCGCCTGTGAAGCGGCGGTCCCAATAAGCATCGCGCATGTCCTCGACGCGTACGCTTTTGCCTGAGCGAGGTGAGTGGATGAACTTGTTGTCACCCACGTAGATGCCCACATGGCTGAAAGTTTGGCGCATGGTGTTGAAGAACACCAAGTCGCCTGGCTTCAAATCTTGCTTGTCGATTTTCTCGGTTGCGGCAGCTTGTTCACTGGCGCGACGGGGCAAGACCTTGCCCACGGTTTGCTCGAACATGGAGCGCACAAAGCCACTGCAGTCAAATCCCGTGGCAGCGCTGGTGCCGCCACGTCGGTAGGGCACGCCCAAGAAGGTCATGGCGTTGCCCACCAAGTCGGAAGCCGTATCACCCACCGATTGGCGTACCTGGTCCATTTGCGCGACGATGCCACGCTCGGCCAAATAGCGCTCGATATCTTCCGCTGCATTGTTTGACGGTGCAGCATGTGCACTGGCGACGCAGCAGAGGATGAGTAGGGTACGTTTCAACATAGCCGGCTATTCTAGCTGCTTTATCTGCGAAAACTTATCAAATACAGCGCCTAAGTTGTTGATTTCACTAGGGTTAGTCCTAAAGTAAACGATATTGACAGGCTGCAAATTTCATATCGTCGATACTTGCGCTTTTCTACAAACCTATTCGACCCTCGCATGTTGCTCGACGACCAAGAATCCCAACTCGTGCTGGTGGACTACCAAGCCCGCCTGATGCCCGCCATTTTTGAAGCTGATTTGGTGTTGGCCAATGCCATGCGTTTGGCGCAAGCCGCGCATTGGATGGAAGTGCCGACCTACGGCACCGAGCAAAACCCAGACAAGCTAGGCCAAAACCCTGCCGAACTGCGCGCCTTGTGCCGACGGACCATCCCCAAGATGAGTTTCAGCGCTTGCCCCGATGGCTTGAGCGAAGTGTTGCGCCCCGCAGCACGCGCACCTGCTGGCAACGCCCGCAGCTTGCCCAAGCATTTGCAAAAGGCCGTGCCGCAAGAGCCCACACGCCAAAGCATCGTCATTGCGGGCTGCGAAGCGCATGTGTGCTTGCTGCAAACTGCCTTGGATTTGCTAGAAGAAGAGTATTCGGTGTGGGTGGTGACGGATGCTTGTGGTTCACGCACCGAGCGCAACCGAGACGCCGCGTTTGACCGCTTGGCCGGAGCCGGTGCAGAGCTGGTGACCACCGAGATGGTGTTGTTTGAATGGCTGCGCACAGCAGAGGCGGACCCATTCAAAGAAATCCATGCGCTGATCAAATAAAGGGTAATTACCCACCTGAAAAGTCAGCTTGTTGCAAGTCCGTCCTTCTCATAATTATGAATTCAGTACAGATTCGTTTTTAGGAGAAATAGATGGTTGCGTACGCAGATTTTCACCGCCGTTCCATTGAGGACCGCGACGCTTTTTGGTCTGAGCAGGCCAAATTGGTGGATTGGGAAACACCTCCCCAGCAAATCTGCGATTACAGCAACCCTCCCTTTGCCAAGTGGTTTGTGGGTGGCAAGACCAACATTTGCCACAATGCGGTCGACCGTCACCTCAAAGACCGCGCTGACCAAGCCGCGTTGATTTTCGTTTCCACAGAAACCAACCAAGAACACACGTACACATTTCGCGACTTGCACGCTGAAGTGCAGCGCATGGCAGCGATTTTGAAAGACTTGGGCATTGTCAAAGGCGACCGCGTCTTGATCTACATGCCCATGATTGCCGAAGCGGCATTTGCCATGTTGGCTTGCGCGCGTTTGGGCGCGATCCATTCGGTGGTGTTCGGCGGTTTTGCATCTCACTCCTTGGCCACTCGCATTGAAGATGCGTCACCCAAGGTCATCATCAGCGCGGACGCAGGTTCACGTGGCGGCAAAGGCGTGCCTTACAAGCCATTGCTGGACGAGGCCATCAACTTGTCTGCGCACAAGCCCAAGAGCGTCATCATGGTGGACCGCAAATTGGCGGCTTTCACGCCAGTGGCTGGCCGTGATGTGGATTACGCCACCGAGCGCGCCAAACACATGGACACGCAAGTGCCTTGCGAGTGGGTCGAGTCCACGCATCCCAGCTACACCCTGTACACATCAGGCACCACGGGCAAGCCAAAAGGCGTGCAACGTGACACCGGTGGCTACACCGTGGCCTTGGCTTCCAGCATTCCTAATATCTACCAAGGCAAGCCTGGTGAGACCTTCTTCTGTACCAGCGACATCGGTTGGGTGGTGGGCCACAGCTACATCATCTATGGCCCACTGATTGGTGGCATGGCCACCATCATGTACGAAGGTCTGCCCATCCGTCCAGACGGCGGCATCTGGTGGAGCTTGGTGGAGAAATACAAAGTCTCTGTCATGTTCAGCGCGCCCACAGCGATTCGCGTGCTCAAAAAACAAGACCCAGCGTTGCTCACCAAGTACGACTTGTCGACGCTCAAGGCCTTGTTCTTGGCTGGCGAGCCTTTGGACGAGCCAACGGCCAAGTGGATTTCTGAAGGTCTTAACGGTAAAGCCATCATCGACAACTACTGGCAAACCGAAACCGGCTGGCCTATCTTGACCATCTGCAACGGCGTGGAAAAAGCGCCTAGCAAGTTTGGTTCACCCGGCAAGGCGGTGTATGGCTACAACGTCAAGTTGGTGGATGACCAAACGGGCGAAGAGCTCACAGGCGCTAACCAAAAAGGCGTGTTGACCATCGAAGGCCCACTGCCTCCTGGCAACTTGCAAACCATTTGGGGTGATGACAACCGTTTCGTCAACACCTATTGGAAGACCGTGCCCAACAAACTCGTGTACAGCACCTTCGACTGGGCTGTGCGTGACGAAGATGGCTACTACTTCATCTTGGGCCGTACCGATGACGTGATCAACGTCGCCGGTCACCGCTTGGGCACCCGCGAAATCGAAGAAAGCATCTCCAGTCACCCCAATATCGCTGAAGTGGCCGTGGTTGGTGTCGCCGATCAACTCAAGGGTCAAGTGGCCATGGCATTTGCCATCGCCAAAGACACCTCTGGCCTGACCGACGATGCCGCCCGCAAAGCCCTGGAAGCCGAAGTCATGAAGGTGGTGGACAGCCAACTCGGTGCAGTGGCCCGCCCATCACGCGTGATTTTTGTCTCGGCTTTGCCCAAAACACGCAGCGGTAAATTGCTGCGCCGTGCCATCCAAGCGGTAGCTGAAGGGCGCGATCCTGGTGACTTGACCACCATGGACGATCCCGCCGCTTTGCAGCAAATCAAGGACCAAATCGTTTAATTGAGCCGCCTGCGGCTGGTTTCGGTGGCACAATCTTGGGTGTAACTTAGGTCAATCCTGATCAAAGTCGCATCCGCTAACCGGTCCAGCCGTGTCGCGGAGGTTTTTTTCCAACCAACTAATGTTTCCTGCAGGGAAACGGAGGTCAGCGCAAATGAGTGAGACAACCGTCTATCAAGCCTATTCAGGCAATACCCATCTCTTCGGGGGCAACACCCCCTACGTCGAAGAGATGTATGAAAACTATCTAGCCAACCCAGGTAGCGTGCCCGATTCGTGGCGCGAGTACTTTGATGCGTTGTCGCATGTGCCCGCAGTCGATGGCTCGAACGCCAAAGACGTGCCTCACTTGCCCGTCATCAATGCCTTTGCTGAACGTGCCAAATCTGGCGGCACCAAAGTTGTCATGGCGAGCGAAAACGTTGAAATGGGCCGCAAGCGCACTGCTGTGCAGCAACTCATCGCCGCCTACCGCAACGTGGGTCAACGTTGGGCTGACCTTGATCCACTCAAGCGCACTGAGCGCCCCAATATTCCTGATCTCGATCCCGCTTTCTACGGCTTCACCGATGCCGACCAAGAAACCGTTTTCGACACCAGCAACACTTTCTTCGGCAAGAACAATATGTCCTTGCGCGAGTTGCTCAACGCTTTGCGTGAAACCTACTGCGGCACTTTGGGCGCCGAGTACATGTACACCTCGGAGCAATCCGAAAAGCGTTGGTGGCAAGAGAAGCTGGAAAGCATCCGCAGCAAAGCCAACTTCAACTCTGATAAAAAGAAAGCCATCCTTGAGCGCCTGACCGCCGCTGAAGGTTTGGAACGCTACCTCCACACGAAATACGTGGGCCAAAAGCGCTTCTCGCTCGAAGGTGGTGAAAGCTTCATTGCCGCAATGGACGAACTGATTCAACAAGCCGGCCTCAAGGGCGTGCAAGAAGTTGTGATCGGTATGGCCCACCGTGGCCGTTTGAACGTGTTGGTCAACACCATGCGCAAGTTGCCTTCTGACTTGTTCGCTGAGTTCGACCACACAGCGCCTGAAGACTTGCCAGCTGGTGACGTGAAATACCACCAAGGCTTTAGCTCGGATGTGTCCACCATTGGTGGCCCCGTGCATTTGTCATTGGCGTTCAACCCCTCGCATTTGGAAATCGTCAACCCTGTGGTGGAAGGCTCTGTGCGCGCACGCATGGACCGCCGTGCAGACCCAACGGGCAGCCAAGTCTTGCCAGTGCTGGTGCACGGTGACTCTGCCTTCGGCGGTCAAGGCGTGAACCAAGAAACCTTGGCTCTGGCCCAAACCCGTGGTTACACCACTGGCGGCACGGTGCACATCATTGTGAACAACCAAATCGGTTTCACCACTTCAGATCCACGTGACATGCGTTCTAGCGTGTTCTGTACCGACATCGTCAAGATGGTCGAAGCACCTGTGTTGCACGTCAACGGTGATGATCCAGAAGCCGTGGTGTTGGCCACGCAACTGGCCCTCGAATACCGCATGGCCTTCCGCAAAGACGTGGTGCTCGACATCGTGTGTTTCCGCAAACTCGGCCACAACGAGCAAGACACACCAGCGCTGACTCAGCCGCTGATGTACAAAAAAATTGCCGCTCACCCTGGCACCCGCAAGCTGTTCGCCGACAAGTTGGCCACACAAGGCTTGGGCGAGACTTTGGGGGACGACATGGTCAAGGCTTACCGCGCCGCTTTGGACGCTGGCAAACACACGGATGATCCTGTGTTGACCAACTTCAAAACCAAGTTCACTGTGGACTGGTCGCCCTTCATGGGCAAGAAGTGGACTGATGCAGGTGACACCGCGATCCCAATGTCTGAGTGGAAGCGCTTGGCTGAGAAAATCACCACCATCCCCGCATCCGTCACGCCTCACCAGTTGGTGAAAAAGGTGTACGACGACCGTGCCGCCATGGGCCGTGGCGACACGCCTGTGGATTGGGGCATGGGCGAGCACATGGCTTTCGCATCCTTGGTGGCCAGCGGCTACCCCGTGCGTTTGTCGGGCGAAGATTGCGGTCGTGGCACGTTCACGCACCGTCACGCTGTGATTCACGATCAAAAGCGTGAAAAGTGGGACACCGGTACTTATGTTGCGTTGCAAAACGTGACTGAAAACCAAGCGCCTTTCACCGTGATCGATTCGATCTTGTCTGAAGAAGCGGTACTCGGTTTCGAATACGGTTACGCCTCCAACGATCCCAACACCATGGTGATCTGGGAAGCCCAGTTCGGCGACTTCGCCAACGGCGCCCAAGTGGTGATCGACCAGTTCATTGCTTCTGGCGAAGTGAAGTGGGGCCGTGTCAACGGCTTGACTTTGATGCTGCCACACGGCTACGAAGGCCAAGGCCCAGAGCAC contains:
- a CDS encoding AMP-binding protein; translation: MNLAHLLKRMARQFPKRAAIFHGTQAVATYAQWAQRCAHLAQQFQNAGLQPGDRVAIFMHNHQRYLEVLFGAWWAGLAVVPINAKLHVREAQWIIDNAQACWAFVTSDVMADVTTNTPQQLTGLQRVIDVDSPEANALWTMPQASDAPPTKPIIERQSDDLAWLFYTSGTTGRPKGVMITHRNLMTMGLAYFTDVDAITDQDAIVYAAPMSHGAGLYAIPHLMAGARHVVPASGGFDAAELFELGQSVGPLSMFAAPTIVKRLVDHAEQTSLTPKACALAFKTIVYGGAPMYAADIQRALRIMGPCFVQIYGQGESPMVGTALSRFHLSDSTNPEHAQRLASIGIAQTPVQIRITDKHGHDLALGEVGEVLIKGDSVMAGYWRNPEATQAAIRDGWLFTGDMGCLDAHGFLTLKDRSKDLIISGGSNVYPREVEEVLLQAPGVSEVAVVGAPDPEWGEVIVAFVVLQQGSAVSAQDLDAYCLNEIARFKRPKRYELVDSLPKNNYGKVLKTELRLRLTQP
- a CDS encoding RNA pseudouridine synthase, which translates into the protein MNSSKSMGERPAEGERLSKRIMQLRDCSRREAEQYIEAGFVRVDGAVVQEPQFRVTTQNVAVDAHASLLNLMSVTLILNKPAGWTDGLEPLPAQKPLARSAPAGKPGASVRPPVRAPRGPQNVRTLLTSEQHSKHDHSGVRFLKSHLAKLDASVPLEYEASGLVAFTQDFRVQRKLMEDMAFIEQELIVDVRGEVLPDALRPIERAMRDERLRLPDFKISVGSANPERSKLRLAVKGSQLGLAPYLCELAGLEILALRRIRLGRVSLGDLEEGTWRYLAEGERF
- a CDS encoding C40 family peptidase, with the translated sequence MLKRTLLILCCVASAHAAPSNNAAEDIERYLAERGIVAQMDQVRQSVGDTASDLVGNAMTFLGVPYRRGGTSAATGFDCSGFVRSMFEQTVGKVLPRRASEQAAATEKIDKQDLKPGDLVFFNTMRQTFSHVGIYVGDNKFIHSPRSGKSVRVEDMRDAYWDRRFTGARRVPAAGNNDN
- a CDS encoding isochorismatase family protein; amino-acid sequence: MLLDDQESQLVLVDYQARLMPAIFEADLVLANAMRLAQAAHWMEVPTYGTEQNPDKLGQNPAELRALCRRTIPKMSFSACPDGLSEVLRPAARAPAGNARSLPKHLQKAVPQEPTRQSIVIAGCEAHVCLLQTALDLLEEEYSVWVVTDACGSRTERNRDAAFDRLAGAGAELVTTEMVLFEWLRTAEADPFKEIHALIK
- a CDS encoding propionate--CoA ligase, with product MVAYADFHRRSIEDRDAFWSEQAKLVDWETPPQQICDYSNPPFAKWFVGGKTNICHNAVDRHLKDRADQAALIFVSTETNQEHTYTFRDLHAEVQRMAAILKDLGIVKGDRVLIYMPMIAEAAFAMLACARLGAIHSVVFGGFASHSLATRIEDASPKVIISADAGSRGGKGVPYKPLLDEAINLSAHKPKSVIMVDRKLAAFTPVAGRDVDYATERAKHMDTQVPCEWVESTHPSYTLYTSGTTGKPKGVQRDTGGYTVALASSIPNIYQGKPGETFFCTSDIGWVVGHSYIIYGPLIGGMATIMYEGLPIRPDGGIWWSLVEKYKVSVMFSAPTAIRVLKKQDPALLTKYDLSTLKALFLAGEPLDEPTAKWISEGLNGKAIIDNYWQTETGWPILTICNGVEKAPSKFGSPGKAVYGYNVKLVDDQTGEELTGANQKGVLTIEGPLPPGNLQTIWGDDNRFVNTYWKTVPNKLVYSTFDWAVRDEDGYYFILGRTDDVINVAGHRLGTREIEESISSHPNIAEVAVVGVADQLKGQVAMAFAIAKDTSGLTDDAARKALEAEVMKVVDSQLGAVARPSRVIFVSALPKTRSGKLLRRAIQAVAEGRDPGDLTTMDDPAALQQIKDQIV
- a CDS encoding 2-oxoglutarate dehydrogenase E1 component, with amino-acid sequence MSETTVYQAYSGNTHLFGGNTPYVEEMYENYLANPGSVPDSWREYFDALSHVPAVDGSNAKDVPHLPVINAFAERAKSGGTKVVMASENVEMGRKRTAVQQLIAAYRNVGQRWADLDPLKRTERPNIPDLDPAFYGFTDADQETVFDTSNTFFGKNNMSLRELLNALRETYCGTLGAEYMYTSEQSEKRWWQEKLESIRSKANFNSDKKKAILERLTAAEGLERYLHTKYVGQKRFSLEGGESFIAAMDELIQQAGLKGVQEVVIGMAHRGRLNVLVNTMRKLPSDLFAEFDHTAPEDLPAGDVKYHQGFSSDVSTIGGPVHLSLAFNPSHLEIVNPVVEGSVRARMDRRADPTGSQVLPVLVHGDSAFGGQGVNQETLALAQTRGYTTGGTVHIIVNNQIGFTTSDPRDMRSSVFCTDIVKMVEAPVLHVNGDDPEAVVLATQLALEYRMAFRKDVVLDIVCFRKLGHNEQDTPALTQPLMYKKIAAHPGTRKLFADKLATQGLGETLGDDMVKAYRAALDAGKHTDDPVLTNFKTKFTVDWSPFMGKKWTDAGDTAIPMSEWKRLAEKITTIPASVTPHQLVKKVYDDRAAMGRGDTPVDWGMGEHMAFASLVASGYPVRLSGEDCGRGTFTHRHAVIHDQKREKWDTGTYVALQNVTENQAPFTVIDSILSEEAVLGFEYGYASNDPNTMVIWEAQFGDFANGAQVVIDQFIASGEVKWGRVNGLTLMLPHGYEGQGPEHSSARLERFMQLAADTNMQIVQPTTASQIFHVLRRQMVRDLRKPLIIFTPKSLLRNKDATSPVSEFTKGSFQTIIPENKALKADKVKRVLVCSGKVYYDLVKKREELGADDVAILRAEQLYPFPHKAFAAELKKYPNATELVWTQDEPQNQGAWFFVQHYIHENMLPGQKLGYSGRAASASPAVGYSHLHQEQQKSLVEGAFGKLKGFVLTK